The following are from one region of the Jatrophihabitans telluris genome:
- the infA gene encoding translation initiation factor IF-1, whose product MAKKDGAIEVEGRVVEPLPNAMFRVELSNGHKVLAHISGKMRQHYIRILPEDRVVVELSPYDLTRGRIVYRYK is encoded by the coding sequence ATGGCCAAGAAAGACGGGGCCATCGAGGTCGAAGGCCGAGTGGTTGAGCCGTTGCCCAACGCGATGTTCCGAGTGGAACTGAGCAATGGGCACAAAGTGCTCGCCCACATCAGCGGCAAGATGCGCCAGCACTACATCCGGATCCTGCCTGAGGATCGGGTGGTGGTGGAGCTGTCGCCCTACGACCTGACCCGCGGACGAATCGTCTACCGATACAAGTAA
- the rplQ gene encoding 50S ribosomal protein L17 has product MPTPTKGPRLGGGPAHERLLLANLATALFEHDRITTTEAKAKRLRPLAEKLITFARRGDLHARRQVLAVIRDKDVVHKLFAEIGPKFAERPGGYTRIVKVNPRKGDNAPMAVIELVEELSAAAKVVREAERSRGTKVAPSKAPTGRTAEIAEDAASESATAAKVADEAAAAKAAESDDVDGADAIEAENEVGTSEVESADVDADAGLDVIEPADETKDETK; this is encoded by the coding sequence ATGCCTACCCCTACCAAGGGTCCCCGCCTCGGCGGCGGTCCGGCCCACGAGCGGCTACTGCTTGCGAACCTCGCGACGGCACTGTTCGAGCACGACCGGATCACCACCACCGAGGCCAAGGCCAAGCGTCTTCGTCCGCTGGCCGAGAAGCTGATCACCTTCGCCCGGCGCGGTGACCTGCACGCTCGCCGCCAGGTGCTCGCGGTCATCCGTGACAAGGACGTGGTGCACAAGCTGTTCGCCGAGATCGGTCCGAAGTTCGCTGAGCGGCCGGGTGGCTACACCCGCATCGTGAAGGTGAACCCGCGCAAGGGCGACAACGCCCCGATGGCGGTCATCGAGCTGGTCGAGGAGCTGTCCGCGGCGGCGAAGGTCGTGCGCGAGGCCGAGAGGTCGCGCGGCACCAAGGTTGCGCCGTCGAAGGCGCCCACGGGTCGTACCGCTGAGATCGCCGAGGACGCCGCGTCCGAGTCGGCGACGGCGGCCAAGGTTGCCGACGAGGCAGCGGCGGCCAAGGCGGCGGAGTCGGATGACGTCGACGGCGCCGACGCCATCGAGGCCGAGAACGAGGTCGGTACCTCCGAGGTCGAGTCCGCCGACGTCGACGCGGACGCCGGCTTGGACGTCATCGAGCCCGCGGATGAGACCAAGGACGAGACCAAGTAG
- the rpmJ gene encoding 50S ribosomal protein L36 yields the protein MKVKPSVKPICDKCKVIRRHGRVMVICENLRHKQRQG from the coding sequence GTGAAGGTCAAGCCGAGCGTCAAGCCGATCTGCGACAAGTGCAAGGTCATTCGTCGCCACGGCCGCGTCATGGTCATCTGCGAGAACCTGCGTCATAAGCAGCGGCAGGGCTAG
- a CDS encoding DNA-directed RNA polymerase subunit alpha: MLISQRPTLTEEVIAENRSKFVIEPLEPGFGYTLGNSLRRTLLSSIPGAAVTSIRIDGVLHEFTTVEGVKEDVTDLILNLKELVVSSDSDEPVVMYLRKQGPGEVTAADIAPPAGVTVHNPDLKIATINKKGRLEIELVVERGRGYVTSVQNKQAGQEIGRIPVDSIYSPVLKVTYAVEATRVEQRTDFDRLVVDVETKNSITPRDAVASAGHTLVELFGLLRELNEEAEGIDVGPSPTEVADIAAFSMPIEELDLTVRSYNCLKREGIHTVGELVGRSEADLLDIRNFGSKSIDEVKVKLHGLGLALKDSPPGFDLNSVVESYGSDTYGDESEDADYAETEEL, encoded by the coding sequence ATGCTGATTTCCCAGCGCCCCACGTTGACCGAAGAGGTCATCGCGGAAAACCGGTCGAAGTTCGTCATCGAGCCCCTCGAGCCCGGCTTCGGCTACACCCTCGGTAACTCGCTTCGTCGCACGCTGCTCTCGTCCATTCCGGGCGCGGCCGTGACCAGCATCCGCATCGACGGTGTATTGCACGAGTTCACGACGGTCGAAGGCGTCAAGGAAGACGTCACCGACCTGATCCTGAACCTCAAGGAACTCGTCGTGTCCTCCGACTCGGACGAGCCCGTAGTCATGTACCTGCGCAAGCAGGGTCCCGGCGAGGTCACCGCGGCGGACATCGCCCCGCCCGCGGGCGTCACCGTGCACAACCCCGACTTGAAGATCGCGACGATCAACAAGAAGGGACGCCTGGAGATCGAACTGGTCGTCGAGCGCGGTCGCGGTTACGTGACCTCGGTACAGAACAAGCAGGCCGGCCAAGAGATCGGCCGGATCCCGGTGGACTCGATCTACTCGCCGGTCCTGAAGGTGACCTACGCCGTCGAGGCGACCCGTGTCGAGCAGCGCACCGACTTCGACCGCCTCGTGGTCGACGTCGAGACGAAGAACTCGATCACCCCCCGCGATGCCGTGGCCTCGGCCGGGCACACCTTGGTTGAACTGTTCGGCCTGCTCCGCGAGCTGAACGAGGAAGCCGAAGGTATCGACGTCGGACCGTCGCCGACCGAGGTTGCCGACATCGCCGCGTTCTCGATGCCGATCGAGGAGCTGGACCTCACCGTCCGCTCGTACAACTGCCTCAAGCGCGAGGGCATCCACACCGTGGGTGAACTCGTGGGCCGCAGCGAGGCAGACCTGCTCGACATCCGCAACTTCGGTTCGAAGTCGATCGACGAGGTCAAGGTCAAGCTTCACGGCCTCGGCCTGGCCCTCAAGGACAGCCCGCCCGGATTCGACCTCAACTCCGTCGTCGAGTCCTACGGCAGCGACACCTACGGCGACGAGTCCGAGGATGCGGACTACGCCGAAACCGAAGAACTGTAA
- the rpsM gene encoding 30S ribosomal protein S13, translating to MARLAGVDLPREKRMVIALTYIYGVGPTRAKETLEATGVSPDLRARDLSDEDLAKLRTHIEGNYRVEGDLRREVAADIRRKIEIGCYQGLRHRRGLPVHGQRTKTNARTRKGPKKTIAGKKKAKK from the coding sequence ATGGCACGTCTTGCCGGTGTTGATCTTCCCCGCGAAAAGCGGATGGTCATCGCACTTACCTACATCTACGGCGTCGGTCCGACCCGCGCCAAGGAAACTCTCGAGGCCACCGGGGTCAGCCCCGACCTTCGCGCTCGTGATCTGAGCGATGAGGACCTGGCCAAGCTCCGGACCCACATCGAGGGCAACTACCGCGTCGAGGGTGACCTGCGACGCGAGGTTGCCGCCGATATCCGGCGCAAGATCGAGATCGGTTGCTACCAGGGTCTGCGGCACCGCCGTGGCCTGCCGGTGCACGGGCAGCGCACGAAGACCAACGCCCGTACCCGCAAGGGACCGAAGAAGACCATCGCCGGCAAGAAGAAGGCCAAGAAGTAG
- the csrA gene encoding carbon storage regulator CsrA: MLILTRRVGESIVVGDDITVTVFEVRGDAVRIGIDAPRSVQVHRQEVYEELKRANEAAVSPSEDAIQSLAGALSAVPESSDAAEPPPSDAGAPAAADPSPSDSSPKPGPAR; the protein is encoded by the coding sequence GTGCTGATTCTGACCCGCCGGGTAGGCGAGAGCATCGTCGTAGGCGATGACATCACCGTGACCGTCTTCGAGGTCCGGGGCGACGCCGTCCGGATCGGGATCGACGCCCCCCGCTCGGTCCAGGTGCACCGCCAAGAGGTGTACGAGGAGCTCAAACGGGCCAACGAGGCCGCCGTCTCGCCGAGCGAGGACGCCATCCAGTCGCTGGCCGGCGCCCTCTCTGCCGTGCCGGAGAGCTCCGACGCCGCGGAACCGCCCCCGAGCGATGCCGGCGCGCCCGCGGCCGCCGACCCCTCACCGTCCGATTCATCCCCCAAGCCCGGCCCCGCCCGCTAG
- a CDS encoding FAD-binding oxidoreductase, producing the protein MVSELGGEQFVIIDPDLIENYRYDWARDPAAGRPLAVVRPEDAAGVATAMRWAHRHRIAVVPRGAGSGLSGGSSAVEGGIVLSLDRLRAIEIDVDCRVAIVEPGALNAEVKAAAREHGLWYPPDPSSFEICSIGGNIATNAGGLCCVKYGVTSDYVLGLDVVLADGTPISLGGKRLKDVAGLSLLKLFVGSEGTLGVVTRAVLRLIPAQQPPSTLVAFFDTVAQAAEAVVAITRTTRPAMLELMDSASINAVEDVRSMGLDRTAGALLLAQSDVGGSGASAEIAQVRAVCDSVGAREVFTTDDPVEGELFAAARRAAFPAIERRGALMLEDVGVAVPLLPRLLEGITEIAERNGVEIPTVAHAGDGNTHPIVVYDVNDPDSRRRANSAFAEIMRLAISLDGTITGEHGVGRLKKDHLPDQLGPEVMAISRAIKNALDPSGILNPGAVL; encoded by the coding sequence TTGGTGAGCGAGCTGGGCGGCGAACAGTTCGTCATCATCGATCCAGATCTCATCGAGAACTACCGCTACGACTGGGCCCGGGACCCGGCCGCCGGACGTCCGCTCGCCGTTGTCCGGCCGGAAGACGCGGCTGGCGTGGCGACGGCGATGCGCTGGGCCCACCGGCACCGCATCGCGGTCGTTCCGCGCGGAGCGGGCTCCGGGTTGAGCGGCGGTTCCTCGGCCGTCGAGGGCGGCATCGTGCTCAGCCTCGATCGGCTGCGTGCCATCGAGATCGACGTCGACTGTCGCGTGGCCATCGTCGAGCCCGGGGCGCTCAACGCCGAGGTCAAGGCCGCCGCCCGCGAACACGGGCTGTGGTACCCACCGGATCCGTCGTCGTTCGAGATCTGCTCGATCGGCGGCAACATCGCGACGAACGCCGGCGGCTTGTGCTGCGTCAAGTACGGGGTGACGTCGGACTACGTGCTCGGCCTGGATGTCGTTCTCGCCGACGGGACGCCGATCTCACTCGGCGGCAAGCGGCTCAAGGATGTCGCCGGGTTGTCACTGCTCAAGCTCTTCGTCGGCAGCGAGGGCACCCTGGGCGTGGTCACCCGTGCCGTCCTGCGCCTCATCCCGGCGCAACAGCCACCCAGCACACTGGTGGCGTTCTTCGACACCGTGGCGCAGGCGGCCGAAGCGGTCGTGGCGATCACTCGAACCACGCGGCCGGCGATGCTCGAGCTGATGGACTCGGCCTCGATCAATGCGGTCGAGGACGTGCGCTCGATGGGACTGGACCGCACCGCCGGTGCGTTGCTGCTGGCTCAGTCCGACGTCGGCGGATCCGGTGCCTCGGCGGAGATCGCCCAGGTGCGGGCGGTGTGTGACTCCGTCGGTGCCCGTGAGGTGTTCACCACCGACGACCCGGTCGAGGGCGAACTGTTCGCCGCCGCGCGCCGGGCCGCGTTCCCCGCCATCGAGCGTCGTGGCGCACTGATGCTCGAAGACGTCGGCGTCGCTGTGCCACTGCTTCCACGATTGCTCGAGGGAATCACCGAGATCGCCGAGCGGAACGGCGTCGAGATTCCGACGGTGGCCCACGCCGGTGACGGCAACACCCACCCCATCGTGGTGTACGACGTCAACGATCCGGACTCCCGGCGCCGCGCGAATTCGGCCTTCGCCGAGATCATGCGGCTGGCGATCTCGCTGGACGGCACGATCACGGGCGAGCACGGAGTGGGCCGTCTGAAGAAGGACCATCTGCCCGACCAGCTTGGTCCGGAGGTCATGGCGATCAGCCGCGCGATCAAGAATGCGCTTGATCCTTCGGGCATCCTCAATCCTGGCGCGGTCCTCTGA
- a CDS encoding RBBP9/YdeN family alpha/beta hydrolase — MPRRPTRTVPTVIVHGINGSPADHWQRWLATELSAAEREVRFPELPNPDAPDLVEWKAALATSLADLQDDGFDVVAHSLGAALWLHHAVETADSPRPARVALVALPASSVLVDVAPSFTPIPLDIDSIRRAADGTVLVGGDDDPYCPGGIARVYGAPLKMAVTVIPGGGHLNVDAGYGPWPAVLDWCGRDNLAFIA; from the coding sequence ATGCCCAGGCGTCCGACCCGCACCGTCCCGACTGTGATCGTGCATGGAATCAATGGTTCCCCCGCCGATCACTGGCAGCGCTGGCTGGCAACCGAACTCTCCGCAGCCGAGCGCGAGGTGCGCTTCCCGGAGCTGCCGAATCCCGATGCCCCGGATCTCGTCGAGTGGAAAGCCGCACTCGCGACATCGCTTGCCGACCTGCAAGACGACGGATTCGATGTGGTGGCGCATTCCCTCGGCGCAGCGCTTTGGCTGCACCACGCTGTGGAGACGGCGGACTCGCCGCGGCCGGCTCGGGTCGCATTGGTTGCGCTGCCTGCGAGCAGCGTTCTGGTCGACGTAGCGCCGAGTTTCACGCCCATTCCGCTCGATATCGACTCGATACGTCGGGCCGCCGACGGGACGGTGCTGGTGGGCGGCGACGATGATCCTTATTGCCCCGGCGGAATCGCTCGGGTGTACGGCGCGCCGTTGAAGATGGCTGTCACCGTGATCCCAGGGGGTGGCCACCTCAACGTCGACGCCGGTTACGGCCCGTGGCCGGCCGTGCTGGACTGGTGCGGACGGGACAACCTCGCCTTCATCGCCTGA
- the fliW gene encoding flagellar assembly protein FliW: MIAETRPAAAPAPEQRAARLVEFVEPIPGFEDERDFSLAAIDAEGTLFSLRSLRTPQLRFVVMPPAGFFPDYEPAVNESDVAPLGDVADVELQLLVIVSVKDGIADATANLLAPIVMIPENGRAMQVVLDDPRLPLHAPLLPLAS, translated from the coding sequence ATGATCGCAGAGACCCGGCCGGCAGCGGCTCCCGCACCCGAGCAGCGCGCAGCCCGCCTGGTCGAGTTCGTCGAGCCGATTCCCGGCTTCGAGGACGAGCGCGACTTCAGCCTCGCCGCCATCGACGCCGAGGGCACCCTGTTCAGCCTGCGGTCGCTGCGTACGCCGCAGCTCCGCTTCGTCGTGATGCCCCCCGCGGGCTTCTTTCCCGACTACGAGCCGGCGGTCAACGAGTCCGACGTGGCCCCGCTCGGCGACGTCGCCGACGTCGAGCTGCAGCTGCTGGTCATCGTTTCCGTCAAGGACGGCATCGCCGACGCGACGGCGAACCTTCTCGCCCCGATCGTCATGATTCCGGAGAACGGCCGGGCCATGCAGGTGGTCCTCGACGACCCGCGGTTGCCCCTGCATGCGCCGTTGCTGCCGCTGGCAAGCTAG
- the rpsD gene encoding 30S ribosomal protein S4 yields the protein MARYTGPATRISRRLNVDLVGGDAAFERRPFPPGQHGRARIKQSEYLLQLQEKQKAKYSYGVLEKQFRRYYEEANRRSGKTGDNLLQILESRLDNVVYRAGLARTRRQSRQLVSHGHFLVNGVKVDIPSYRVSPLDIIDVKPKSLETTPFLIARETLGDRPVPAWLQLVPSRLRILVHQLPERAQIDIPLTEQLIVELYSK from the coding sequence ATGGCACGCTACACCGGACCCGCGACCCGCATCTCGCGCCGTCTCAACGTCGACCTGGTCGGCGGCGACGCCGCCTTCGAGCGTCGTCCCTTCCCGCCCGGCCAGCACGGCCGCGCTCGGATCAAGCAGTCCGAGTACCTGCTCCAGCTGCAGGAGAAGCAGAAGGCCAAGTACTCCTACGGGGTGCTGGAGAAGCAGTTCCGTCGCTACTACGAAGAGGCCAACCGCCGCTCCGGCAAGACCGGTGACAACCTCCTGCAGATCCTGGAATCCCGCCTGGACAACGTCGTCTACCGCGCGGGCCTGGCCCGGACGCGCCGGCAGTCGCGTCAGCTCGTCAGCCACGGCCACTTCCTGGTCAACGGTGTGAAGGTCGACATCCCGTCCTACCGGGTCAGCCCGCTGGACATCATCGACGTCAAGCCGAAGTCACTGGAAACCACGCCGTTCCTGATCGCCCGCGAGACGCTCGGCGACCGCCCGGTGCCGGCCTGGCTGCAGCTCGTTCCGTCACGGCTGCGCATCCTGGTGCACCAGTTGCCCGAGCGCGCGCAGATCGACATCCCGCTCACCGAGCAGCTGATCGTCGAGCTGTACTCCAAGTAA
- the rpsK gene encoding 30S ribosomal protein S11, whose amino-acid sequence MPPKARGAGAVKKVRRKEKKNVAHGHAHIKSTFNNTIVSITDPQGNVISWASSGHVGFKGSRKSTPFAAQMAAENAARKAQEHGVRKVDVFVKGPGSGRETAIRSLQATGLEVGIISDVTPQPHNGCRPSKRRRV is encoded by the coding sequence ATGCCTCCCAAGGCCCGCGGCGCTGGAGCCGTCAAGAAAGTCCGTCGCAAAGAGAAGAAGAATGTTGCGCACGGCCATGCTCATATCAAGAGCACCTTCAACAACACCATCGTTTCCATCACCGACCCGCAGGGCAACGTGATCAGCTGGGCCTCCTCCGGCCACGTGGGGTTCAAGGGTTCGCGTAAGTCGACCCCGTTCGCCGCGCAGATGGCCGCCGAGAACGCTGCCCGCAAGGCGCAGGAGCACGGCGTCCGCAAGGTCGACGTGTTCGTCAAGGGCCCCGGCTCCGGCCGTGAGACCGCGATCCGATCCCTGCAGGCCACCGGTCTCGAGGTCGGGATCATCTCCGACGTGACGCCGCAGCCGCACAACGGGTGCCGGCCGTCCAAGCGTCGTCGAGTCTGA
- the truA gene encoding tRNA pseudouridine(38-40) synthase TruA, translating to MTAGRFAAAGDGDGAGGGAVDVAGAIDVARAVAAARAVERQGESEGEPPVRLRLDLSYDGTDFSGWARQPDRRTVQGVLEDALDVLFRSGAVLTVAGRTDAGVHATGQVAHLDVPSVAWAEQPDRVLRGLNGLLPPDIRVYSVSPAPVGFDARFSAEWRAYRYRISDADWGVRPLDRRNTAAWRRRLDDVRMHEAAQLLLGLNDYTAFCKRRDGATAIRTLQQLDVLREGPLVTLIVRADAFCHSMVRSLVGALAAVGEGHRPLDWPASLLGRPNRCDEVKVAPAHGLTLTGVGYPDSQFLADRATLTRAVRTTLR from the coding sequence ATGACTGCCGGTCGATTTGCGGCTGCCGGTGACGGTGACGGTGCCGGTGGCGGTGCCGTTGACGTTGCTGGTGCCATTGACGTTGCTCGGGCTGTCGCGGCGGCCCGTGCTGTCGAGCGGCAGGGCGAGAGCGAGGGGGAGCCCCCGGTACGGTTGCGCCTGGATCTCAGCTACGACGGCACGGACTTCTCCGGCTGGGCCCGGCAACCGGACCGCCGCACGGTGCAAGGCGTGCTGGAGGATGCACTCGACGTGCTGTTCCGAAGCGGCGCCGTACTGACCGTCGCGGGTCGGACGGACGCCGGGGTGCATGCCACCGGACAGGTAGCGCACCTGGACGTCCCGTCCGTTGCGTGGGCCGAGCAGCCGGATCGCGTCCTGCGCGGACTCAACGGGCTGCTGCCGCCGGACATCCGGGTGTACTCGGTGAGTCCTGCCCCGGTTGGCTTCGACGCCCGGTTCAGTGCGGAGTGGCGCGCTTACCGTTACCGGATCAGTGACGCCGACTGGGGCGTGCGCCCGCTCGACCGTCGCAACACTGCTGCCTGGCGACGTCGCCTGGACGACGTCCGAATGCACGAAGCTGCCCAGCTGCTCCTGGGGCTGAACGATTACACCGCGTTCTGCAAGCGCCGAGATGGTGCCACCGCCATTCGCACCCTTCAGCAACTCGATGTTCTCCGCGAAGGACCGTTGGTCACGCTGATTGTTCGCGCCGACGCGTTCTGCCACTCGATGGTCCGGTCGCTGGTCGGTGCGTTGGCCGCCGTGGGTGAGGGACACCGGCCCTTGGACTGGCCTGCTTCGTTGCTGGGTCGGCCGAACCGGTGCGACGAGGTGAAAGTGGCGCCGGCTCACGGGCTGACCCTTACCGGCGTGGGCTACCCGGACTCCCAGTTCCTGGCGGACCGGGCGACGCTCACCCGCGCTGTGCGTACCACCCTCCGTTGA
- the flgL gene encoding flagellar hook-associated protein FlgL encodes MRVTEGSAAYGALVGLQSTASKLADLQSQLSSGRQITKPSDDPSGTATALTLRAELKRNDQYQTGASDALGWLTTVDSNLSSAVTQLQTVRNLVLQGKNTGTNDSTAYEALAQQVDQIRTSTLSLANAAYLGRPVFGGTTSGAVAFDSSGSYVGDTAAVSRTVGPNTTVQINQTGTSVFGANGSNLFDTLSTISNDLRTNPSNLTADLNSLDSAMKTISAAQGAAGAVYSRIQSTQTVNSTNVIQLKSQLSDVQDIDLADMAIKVSSADASYQAALATTAKVRQISLLDFLK; translated from the coding sequence ATGCGCGTCACTGAAGGGTCCGCAGCGTACGGAGCACTCGTCGGCCTGCAGTCGACGGCCTCCAAGCTCGCCGACCTGCAGTCCCAACTCTCCTCCGGCCGGCAGATCACCAAACCGTCCGACGACCCGTCCGGCACCGCGACCGCACTGACGCTGCGGGCCGAACTCAAGCGCAACGACCAGTACCAGACCGGCGCCAGTGACGCCCTGGGCTGGCTGACCACGGTCGACTCCAACCTCTCGAGCGCCGTGACCCAGCTGCAGACCGTGCGCAACCTGGTGCTGCAGGGCAAGAACACCGGCACCAACGATTCGACGGCCTACGAGGCGCTCGCCCAACAGGTAGACCAGATCCGCACGTCGACCCTGTCGCTGGCCAACGCCGCCTACCTGGGTCGGCCGGTCTTCGGCGGCACGACCTCGGGCGCGGTCGCATTCGACTCCTCCGGCAGCTACGTCGGCGACACCGCCGCGGTCAGCCGCACGGTCGGCCCGAACACGACGGTCCAGATCAACCAGACCGGGACGAGCGTGTTCGGCGCGAACGGCTCCAACCTCTTCGACACGCTGTCGACGATCTCGAACGACCTGCGTACGAACCCGTCCAACCTGACCGCCGACCTGAACTCCCTGGACAGCGCGATGAAGACCATCAGCGCCGCCCAGGGCGCGGCCGGGGCCGTCTACTCGCGGATCCAGAGCACCCAGACTGTGAACTCGACCAACGTCATTCAACTCAAGTCGCAATTGTCCGATGTGCAAGACATCGACCTCGCCGACATGGCGATCAAGGTGTCCTCGGCGGACGCTTCCTACCAAGCGGCGCTGGCCACTACGGCCAAGGTTCGTCAGATCTCCCTATTGGACTTCCTGAAGTGA
- a CDS encoding ABC-F family ATP-binding cassette domain-containing protein, giving the protein MGYLDVQSVRHQLSDGRVLLEDVNFRVGEGAKAALVGANGAGKTTLLRLIAGDLVPQTGAVAKTGGLGVMRQFIGSVRDSTTVQDFLVQLSAPAIVTAWAELTAAELAMMEAEDEKTQLRYAHALANWGDAGGYDAEVLWDTVTVAALGLAYESCKYRELSTLSGGEQKRLALEALLRGPAEVLLLDEPDNYLDVPGKQWLENQLKQTGKTVLFVSHDRELLAEAADRVVTVEGGTAWVHGGGFVTYHQARKDRHERMAELRRRWEEEHARLKELVRTLQQQAKISPDMASRYRAMQTRLAKFEAEGPPPDRPEEQNVTMRLRGGRTGVRAVTVEDLELSGLMKPFSLEIFYGERVAVLGSNGAGKSHFLRLLGGETVRHTGSARLGARVVPGLFAQTHTHPEWFDRTLVDLLWHGETGRPGVDRGRAMAALRRYEIDEQGDQRFQTLSGGQQARFQILLLELSGATLLLLDEPTDNLDVLSAEALEDALDAFDGTVVSVTHDRWFARRFDRFLLFGADGQVVETAEPVFDAARVVRPR; this is encoded by the coding sequence GTGGGTTATCTCGATGTGCAGTCCGTCCGACATCAACTCTCCGACGGCCGGGTGCTGCTGGAGGACGTCAACTTCCGGGTCGGCGAAGGCGCCAAGGCCGCCTTGGTCGGGGCGAACGGTGCCGGCAAGACGACGTTGCTCAGGTTGATCGCGGGGGACCTGGTGCCCCAGACCGGTGCCGTGGCCAAGACCGGCGGCCTCGGCGTGATGCGTCAGTTCATCGGATCGGTCCGGGATTCGACCACCGTGCAGGACTTTCTGGTGCAGCTGTCGGCTCCGGCGATCGTGACGGCGTGGGCCGAGCTCACCGCCGCGGAACTGGCCATGATGGAGGCCGAGGACGAGAAGACCCAGCTGCGGTATGCCCATGCACTGGCCAACTGGGGAGACGCGGGCGGCTACGACGCCGAGGTGCTCTGGGACACCGTGACGGTCGCCGCCCTGGGTCTGGCCTACGAGTCCTGCAAGTACCGGGAGTTGTCCACGCTGTCCGGTGGTGAGCAGAAGCGGCTCGCGCTGGAGGCGCTGTTGCGTGGTCCGGCGGAGGTGTTACTGCTCGACGAGCCGGACAACTATCTCGACGTGCCCGGTAAGCAGTGGTTGGAGAATCAGCTGAAGCAGACGGGCAAAACCGTGCTGTTCGTCAGCCACGATCGCGAGTTGCTGGCCGAGGCGGCGGACCGGGTCGTCACGGTCGAGGGTGGGACGGCCTGGGTGCACGGCGGTGGGTTCGTCACCTATCACCAGGCCCGCAAAGACCGGCACGAGCGAATGGCCGAACTGCGACGGCGCTGGGAGGAGGAGCACGCACGGCTGAAGGAGTTGGTTCGCACCCTGCAGCAGCAGGCCAAGATCTCGCCGGACATGGCGTCTCGTTATCGCGCCATGCAGACACGGCTGGCGAAGTTCGAAGCCGAAGGTCCGCCCCCGGATCGTCCCGAGGAGCAGAACGTGACCATGCGGCTGCGCGGCGGCCGGACGGGGGTTCGCGCGGTGACCGTCGAGGACCTGGAGCTGTCAGGGCTGATGAAGCCGTTCTCGCTGGAGATCTTCTACGGCGAGCGGGTGGCCGTACTCGGATCGAACGGTGCCGGCAAGTCGCATTTCCTGCGCCTGCTGGGTGGGGAAACCGTCCGTCATACCGGAAGCGCGCGGCTGGGCGCGCGGGTCGTGCCGGGCCTGTTCGCGCAGACGCACACGCACCCGGAATGGTTCGACCGCACGCTGGTCGACCTGCTCTGGCACGGCGAGACCGGACGTCCCGGCGTGGACCGAGGCCGGGCGATGGCCGCTCTGCGCCGGTACGAGATCGACGAACAGGGCGACCAGCGCTTCCAGACCCTGTCCGGCGGACAGCAGGCCAGGTTCCAGATCCTGTTGCTGGAGCTGTCCGGGGCGACGCTGCTGCTTCTGGACGAGCCGACCGACAACCTCGACGTCCTGTCGGCCGAGGCGCTGGAAGATGCCCTGGACGCCTTCGACGGGACCGTCGTTTCGGTCACCCACGATCGCTGGTTCGCCCGTCGTTTCGACCGGTTCCTGTTGTTCGGCGCCGACGGTCAGGTGGTCGAGACAGCGGAGCCGGTGTTCGACGCGGCCCGGGTTGTCCGTCCCCGGTGA